The Vitis riparia cultivar Riparia Gloire de Montpellier isolate 1030 chromosome 3, EGFV_Vit.rip_1.0, whole genome shotgun sequence genome includes a region encoding these proteins:
- the LOC117911772 gene encoding ADP-ribosylation factor-like protein 8b, whose product MGLWESLLNWLRSLFFKQEMELSLIGLQNAGKTSLVNVIATGGYTEDMIPTVGFNMRKVTKGNVTIKLWDLGGQPRFRSMWERYCRAVSAIVYVVDAADPDNLTVSRGELHDLLSKASLNGIPLLVLGNKIDKPGALSKPELTEQMELRSITNREVCCYMISCKNSTNIDTVIDWLVKHSKSKN is encoded by the exons ATGGGGTTGTGGGAATCGTTGCTCAATTGGCTGCGAAG CCTCTTTTTCAAACAAGAAATGGAGCTATCTTTGATAGGCCTTCAGAATGCAGGAAAAACATCACTTGTAAATGTTATTGCA ACTGGTGGATATACTGAAGACATGATACCCACA GTGGGATTTAACATGAGGAAGGTAACTAAGGGGAATGTCACAATAAAGTTGTGGGATCTGGGAGGACAACCTAGGTTTCGCAGTATGTGGGAGAGATATTGCCGTGCAGTTTCAGCTATTGT TTATGTTGTGGATGCTGCTGATCCCGATAACTTGACTGTCTCAAGAGGTGAACTTCATGACCTGTTAAGTAAGGCTTCCCTGAATGGCATCCCTTTGCTGGTACTAGGTAATAAGATTGACAAGCCAGGAGCTTTGTCTAAACCAGAGCTGACAGAGCAAAT GGAGCTTAGATCCATTACCAATAGAGAAGTATGTTGTTACATGATTTCATGCAAGAACTCAACCAACATCGATACGGTTATTGACTGGCTTGTAAAGCATTCCAAATCAAAGAATTGA